The DNA window CTCGCTGATCGCCCGCTTCTACGAGCCGCAGAAGGGACGCATTCTGGTCGACGGCCGCGACATCAAGGAGGTGACCGGCGAAAGCCTGCACCGCCAGATGGGCCTAGTCCTCCAGGTCAATTACCTCTTCACCGGCACCGTGATGGAGAACATCCGGTATGCCAAGCCCGGCGCGACCGACGAGCAGGTCCACGAGGCGGCCCGGCAACTCGGCACGTACGACGCGATCATGGCGTTGAAGGATGGGTTTTCGACGGACGTCGGCGAACGCGGCGGGAACATGTCGCTGGGCCAGCGGCAGCTCATCTGCTTCACCCGCGCTTTCGTCGCCGACCCCAGGATCTTCATGCTCGACGAGGCCACCAGCGCCGTCGATACCGCGACCGAATTGCTCGTGCAGCGATCCCTCGAAAGGCTGCTGGAAGGACGAACGACCTTCGTTGTCGCGCACCGGCTGAGCACGATTCTTCGAGCCGACCAGATCCTGGTCATCGATGCCGGAAAGATTATCGAACGTGGCACCCACCAGGCGCTAATCGCCGCCGGCGGGAAGTACTCACGGCTCTATGATCAGTTCGTCACCCATTCCGCCTGAGGTTCGATAAGCGACGCCACGGCAGTTCCATTCCCACGCCAATTTGACAGCCTGCCGGAGCATCAGGTCCGAGAATCTTTCGACTCAGGAAGTTGTTTAAGCTTGAACCCCATTTGATCGATGCTCGCTTTGTGATCAATCGCGCAGGATCGATCAGCCTCAGTGTATTTGCACCTTCCGCCGTGCGCCGATTCCGCGCCCGTGGGACGGTGATGATCTATGGCGTGATCACGATGTCGGTACTGATGGCACTGGGATCGCTCGCGGTCGACTGGGGTCGGGTACAACTGGCCAAAACCGAGATGCAGCGGGCGGTCGATTCGGCGGCGCGGGCGGCGTCGGTCTATCTTCCGAGCGACACCGACGGTGCACGCTCTGCCGCCATCAGCATCGCCGCCGCAAATCTGGTGGACGGCCAGCCACTGACCTTGCTGACCGGCGACATCGTCTTCGGCAAGTGGAACAACCAGACGGGTGTGTTTGACACGTCGTCTTCGACGCCCGATGCGGTTCGTATCACCGCCCACCGCACCGCGGCGCGCGGTAGTGCGATCCCCATGGCCCTGGCCGTGGTGCTGGGAATTCGGTCGCAGGACCTCATCGTCACGCAGACGACCCAGTATGTTTCGTCCGGCGTCACCGGCATCATCGGCCTGAACAGTATCCATGCCGACAAGGACCTGTTTGTCGCGTCGTACAACTCGGGAACAACGACAAATCCGAGTCACAGCAGCAGGCTGTCAAACGGATACCTTGGGAGCAACGGGTCCATCGACGGGAACCACGGCCATGAAGGCGAGGTCTATGGAACCGTCGTCCTGGGCCCGTCAGGATCCCTCACCGACGTGAACGTCCACGGGAGCACTCTTTACAACTCGTCGCCGATCGCCGCCCCGACGTCACCGATCTGGTCGCCGCAGGCCAACCCCGGGGGGATCTCCCAGAACTATACGGTCAGCAGTAACACCACGCTTGCGGGTGGTACGTACTATTTCACTTCGCTGACCATCAACGACAGCAAGCGGTTGTCGTTCTCCGGCACGGCCACGATCTATGTGAATGGAAACGTATCGATGGACGACGACGCCGCTTTGACGGCGTACAACTCCATTCCCGGCAATCTGAAGATCTATCAGATCGGGAACCGTACCTTCGGAAGCAGCGGAGCCAAGAATCTTGAGATCACCGCCGACATCGAGGCACCCAGTTCCGACTTTCGCGCCGACAAGAACCTGGAATTCATGGGGCGTCTGATCGCCAAGACGATCGATGTCGATAAGGATGCAGATTTCTATTACGACGAGGCCTTGGGAACCACCGTGGGCGGCTCATCGGGTGTCGTAACGACCGTGAAGTGACCTAGCGCGGCGGCGGAGACTTCTGTGCATTCTGGTAGTCGCCCAGCAGCAGCTCGCGCATTGACTTGCCCAGCTCGTCGAAGAGGACGACCTGCATCTCCGGCACGCCGACGGTTCCCCGCACACTGATGCTCGTGCCACCCTGCTGGATTGCCGCCACGATCGCTTCCAGGTCCGGAACCACGCTGCGGATGATGGGGATTTCCACGTCCTTCAGGGTTCGTACGCTGCCGTACGCCGTCGCCCGCAAGGTTGCATCCTGGAACCTGGCCAGGTCGATAATGGTGCCTACGGCTCGCACTTCGATACCGCGGTTGAAGTACCGGAAAGCATTGATGAATACGTCGCCGTTCTCGACTCGGAAGTCGAGTCGTCCGCTTCCCGTCGGCTGGCGCACGTCCTGACCCAGACGCATGGCGTTGTACAGAAACGAGATGGTGGAGACGTTCCCCAGATCGGAGTTCCGCAGGTTGATCTGTCCGTCTCCCTGCATCGCCCGAAGCGCGCTTACCAGGTAGGTCTCGTCGGCAGGCTGGGTTGCCGGCTGCGTGCTGGCGATCCATCGTGGCAACTGTGCGTAGACGGGGTCGGGAACGCGCACCCTCACGTACTGATCCGGCCGTTCGTCGCGGACGGGACGCCGAATGAGGTTGGACGTGCCGTAGAGCACCAGGCTGCCATCCACGAGGCCCGGCACCGGCTTATCGTCCGGCTTGAGGGCCTGCAGGATCTGATCCAAATCGAGACAGCGGAATCCGATCCGGAAGTGGCTCGTCAGCGTGTTGAGCCCCTCGACGCCACGGTCGTTCTCGTTTCGAACCGCCCGCCCCCAGAAATTGATCTCGCCGCCGGCGGCTTCCAGCGTGTTGGCCGGCAGGCGGCCGTTGCGCCTTGGCGGACACTCCTGCGATTCGTCGATGATCCCCGAGCGGTCCGTAAGCACCGCGCGGGCCAGGTGGAACTCCTCGTCGAGCCGTATCTGTGCCTGGAACAAACCGTCGCCGATCCGAATGCCACGGTTCGTGACGCCCGGCGGCGGCCGCGGCGCGTTGGGGCTCGACGGAAGCTTGTACCAGACGTCGCGCGACTTCAGCGCGACGGTTGCCCCCATCGGTTCCAAGGCGTCGACGCCGCCGATCGGCCCCAGGGCGCCGCGAAGGTCGAAAGTCCCCGACAGGTCTTTCAGGTCGGGCATCAGTTTCGAGAGTTCCGCCGGATTGACGTCCGTCATCATGAAGGACGCCGTCGTGGCGTTGGGGTTGTCCAGGTTGGCACTGGCGCGGGCTTCGAGCTGACTGTCGAACAGCTTGGCGGTCAGGAGGGTGACGTTCAGCGACCGATTGTCCAGTGTTGCGCTCAGTCGAACGTCGCCGGCGTCCACATCGCCGATCCGTACTTTCGAAGACGCCGAGATCGGCCCTGATTCCAGCCGCAGGTTCGGCGCGATCGACTGCACAGTGCCCGCAGGCGGTTTGGCGTCCAGCGTCACCGCGATGCGCGGGGCCGATGCATTAATCGCGAAATAAGTGCTCGGCGGAATCGCCAGCGGCCAGTTCTCCAGCCGCAGGTCGTTGATTTCCACCGTGCTGGTACCGTTGAGCGCGATCGTCGGATGCGCGGTAAAGACCCCTTGTCCCTGCCTGGCGACCAGGGGCGCAAAACCCGCCCGCCCGTTTTCGACAACGGTCCAGGCGTCGAGGGAATCGATCGCGTACGAGCCCACGGCCAGATTTCTCGCCTCCACCTTGCCGCCGGCTCGGATCTGGCTGATGACGTCGCCGTAGATCGGCATGTAAACCGCCCAGTTCGCGGTCGCCGTTCCGGAGAGGTCGGTTCGGCCGAAGAACTTTCCGACCTCCTTCAGGGGCATGTCCTTGAAGCCGACGGTCAGGGTGGTCGCGTCCTGCTCCAGATTGTGAATCGCTTCCAGCTCCCAGTTGGCGTCGAAGATCCGAAGTGGCGGACCAGAAGGCTCGCGCCATAGCTGCAGGCGGTGTTCGTCGGCGTAGCCCTTCACATTGATGCTCAGATCGCCAAGCTCGCGGTCCATAAGGCGAACTTTCACCCCTTGAACCTGACCGTTCATGACCAGCTTCGGCGGATCGACGGTGCCAGTGACCGATCCCGACGCGGCGAGCTTCCCGTCAACCAGTCGCGGCCGGGTCGGGCCGCCGCCGATCACGCGCGTTTCTTCGTCGGTGGTGGGCGGCGCGTGGTTGACTTCGACCAGGATCGACAGAGGCTCCGGCCGGCTGTAGACGTAGCTTCCCTTGGCCTGAAGGACGGTCTCGCTGGCCGCGAGTTTGATCGACCGCACGTGAACGATGTCGGGATCGCCGGCGAGTTCCAGGTCGATACCGAGCGCCTCATGAGCGATCTTGGGGAGCGGCAGGCTCTTGCCGGAAAAGCTGAGCGACCAATGCTTCGAGCGCGGCAGGAAGAATCCCCTGGCCGCAATGCGACCGGTGTCGCCGAGGCGTAGCGACTCCAGGCTGATTCCTGTTCCCGGCCAACTTCCCTGCTGAACGCCGCCGGGGCGCGTGCCCAGTTTTTCTGACACCTGCAGGCTCGCGGCCAGGCCGGTCAAGTCGAGCATGCCGCGCGGGCCGCTCAGCTTGAAGTCCGGCAGCCTGACCGCGACCGACAGTTCCCCGAGGTTGGGCCCGGCCGCCGAGACTTCCACTCGCCCTGCCCAGCGGCGGGCCGTGTTGGACGTCAGGAAGCCGTTGCTGTCGATCGCCGCCCGGGCTTCGATGCGGTTGTCGTAGGTCCGGAGGATGCTCGCGGTGACCGTGCCCGCATGTCGGACAGAGGACGGCGCGGCTGATGCCGTCCAATTTGCCGACAACTCGCCGGTGAAAGTCGCCGGCACAAAGTTCGCGTTGGCGAGAAGGTCGATCCCCGCGCCGCGCACCAGCAGTTCTGAGACTTTGATTCCCGAAGTGTCGTACGTCGCCCGTCCGCCGACCGCTGTCGCCAGGGCTTTGCCGGAAGAGTCGATGATTTCCAGGCTTTCGGGCGATACCGTGACCTTCCCCCCGGCGGTTGAGATCGCCAGGCTTCCCCGGGCGGACTGCCCGTCGGCGGTGAAGTTGTCGATCGTAAGGCGGCCGGCCACGCCGTCGGCGGCGCGTCCCTCCCAATACGCTTTCAGGCGGACGTCCGGTGCGTTGGGCACGAACGACGCCAGGAGCGGCCGCAGATCCAGAATGTCGATCTTCGCCTGGTGCCGCCAGTCGCCGCCCGTCGCCACCCGGCCGCTGATCGCGAGTTGTTTTGGCGCATCAACGGCAAACTCCCACACCAGGTCGGGGGATGTTTCACTGGGCTGGCCTGCAATCGTCAGCGGGCCGATCTTGTTGGTCTGGCGTTGGTTGTCGGTGATCAGCAGATTCGCGTCGCGGATGCGAATCGCCGGAAGGCTCGGCCTTGCCGCCGGTCCCCCGCCTCCGCCTCCGGCTGCACCATTACCGCCCCCGCCCATTCCCTGCACCAGCTCAAGGACGTTCCACCGCCCCGCCGGCGACTGGCGAAGGTGCACTTCGGGGCTCTCGATATCGAGAGACTTCAACTCAAGGCCGAAAAGAACCAGAGACAGCAGCGAGCTGTGCCTGACATGAATAACGCCGGTCTTGATGAACGGCTGATCCTCCAACGGGATCGTCATCGTCACGTCGTCCACGCGCGTGTCGCCCCACCAGCCGGTCTGCACCGATTTGGCCTCGACCTTGACGCCCAGCGTCTTCTGCAATGCCGCCAACACCAGGTTTCGGGGAATGTCGCTCCAGAGAACGGCCTGGATCGCCACAACGACCAGGACCAGCATCACCAGGAACACAATCAGGAAGCGAAGCCATCGGCGTCGCCGCGCGGGCTTGCGCCGTGGAGATCGCCCGGCTTCTTCGGGAACGGCGGAAGTTTGCTCGGGCGAATCGGTCATTTCTCGGCCGGTGGTATGTCGCCCACCGTGTTGGGGCCGGTGCCCAGGATCCAGTAGTCGGCCCGCAGCCGTTTGCCGACGAAAGGTCCGGACTGAGAGATCAGTTCCCCGCCCTTATTGCGGTAGGCGATGAAGGCCACGCTCGAGTACGCCAATTGTCGCGTGCTCTTGAGGATGGCAAGCTCCGGCGTGAGGATCGGCACGCTTCCGATGGCGTCTACGCCGATGCTGCCCGAGACCGCCACGGAAGGCAGGCCGAGCAGGAACTCGTATCGGTCCACACCTACACCGCCGGTCCGGGCCTCCACGATGACTGTCGCCTGTTCGCGCGTTTCGGTGAGGCGCACGCCTTCCTTCAGCATGCGGGCACGAAGTTCGCCGAGCAGAAAAGAGAGATCCTGGTTCGGGCGCGTGCGATCGATGATCTGGTTGCGCGTACCCGCCGATGGCGGCGGATCGCCGGTGAGATACGCCGTCTCCAGGAACACGAGCTGGTCGCGCAGCCCGTCCATGGAGAGTGCCGCGACGGCATCGGTGATGGAGCCGGAAATCAGGAACTGCTCGGTCGCGGTTCGAGGCGGGTCGGTCACCCTGACGGTCGCACAGCCGCCGGTCAGGAGTCCAAGGCCCAGGAACAGCAGGGAGAAACGAATTGGCCGGCACGCCAGCAGCAGGATGGGGAGATGGATGAGTTCGCTCGGTCGTGGCATGATCGCGCCGCACAGCGTAACCGATCAGGGCCTTTCCGCGGCCCTAAAACCTGCTTTGCCGGCGAGCGACATGGTAGGACGCAGAGACAGGTTCGCCAAGGTGCAAACCTTTCGTTTTGCAGGGCTTAGAACCGTCAAATGAAATGGGGATGAAGCGAACCGTCGGCCGAATCTCACACGGCTGGCCGCAATGTGGCAGGCAGTCCGCCGAAACCGGGCAGCAGGATGGTCGTCGCGGTCGCCGGGGCGCGAAACGATTTGAGTTCGCGAAGAAACTGCGCCCCGATGGCGAACAGATCGCGCTGCACCGGCTGCCAGTAGGTGACCGTGCACTCGATCGCCAGCGGCCTGGCAGCGACGCCGGGCATCGAGGGGGTCGTCGGCGGCAGCAAAACAACGAACGGCGTGTCCAGCGCCAATCGCCGGGGCGTCATGAAGCGAATGCCGCCACGCGATAGATCGCGAACCGGCACCGACACCGGGTCGGCCAGGGGAATGCGGAGCGTTCCGTCGCGGTCGAGCGGAAAATCGAAGCCGGCCAGGCCCTCGGCGCCCGTGGCAAACGGCACGATGGTCAGTCGGGTCGCGACCGGCACGCGCGCCGATTGACGCTGGCCTCCGCCGGTCAGTGGTACGGCGGCGCGGGCGGGGCTCAGGGCGGAAACGACCTGGTCGAACAACTCGGGGGGAAGCAACATCGGCGGAACTCCGGACAGATCAAACGTCAAATGGGGTATCCTCACCGGCGCGGCGGTATCCTGACCGTCGGCATGCCGGACCTTCCGCTCCGAACCGCGTATCGGCCGTCGGAGCGCGTCGGATGAGGACGCGAAGGCTGTTTTCTTACGGTTTCCTGTGTTTCCACGATTGAAGTCGAAGCGAGTGAACCACTTGTCCCTTCCCTTCACTTAACCTCCAGTGACACCACAGACCTACAAACTGCTCACCGATGCCCTGGTCGTGTTTCATTTCGCGTTCGTTGCGTTCGTCGTGCTGGGCGGACTTGCGGCTTTGCGATGGAACCGGATCGGGTGGCTTCACATCCCCTGCGTCCTCTGGGTGATCTGGATCGAAACGTCCGGCAATCTCTGCCCACTGACACCTCTGGAGAACGATCTCCGCGACAAGGCCGGGCTGGCGACGTACGAGGGAGGGTTCGTCGATCACTACATCATGCCGGTGCTGTACCCCGAGCACCTCACCCGTAACACGCAGTTCGCGATCGCGATCGGCCTGGTCGCGATCAACGCGATCAGCTACGGGCTGATCCTCATGATGGTTTGGCGTCGGCGGCATAGGCTCCAGCCGAAGGATGCCGCCCTGGCCTCGACATCGCCGACACCAACCGGCACCACGCCCGATAACCCCTTGACCGCCGAAGCCCTTCCGGAAGGCCGGTAAAGCGCATCGATGCTGCTGGCGATGAAGAGGACGGCGTCCTGCGACGCTATCTAGTTCCACCCGGAATGGTCCTCATGCGACGACGCGGTTTCAGCTTCATCGAACTGGTCATCGTGCTGGCGATCACGCTGCTGGTCGCCGGGATCGCGGTCCCGCGCATGAGCAACGCGTCGACGCGTTACCAGGCCGATTACGCCGCCAAGAAAATCGTTGCCGACCTCGACGCCGCGCGGGGCAATGCGAGGTTGCGCGGCGTCACACAGACTCTCACTTTCAATGTGATCAAAAACCAATACACGGTGACCAAGAGCGATGACGGCGGGACCGCCGTCAATGAGTTCACCGTCGATCTCGCCCAGCCGCCTTACGGGGCGACGATCACCTCGGCAAACTTCGGCGGAGCGAGCGTCGCGACTTTCACCGGATATGGCGAATGCGTCGCCGGGGGGACCGTCACCATCCGCATCGGCTCGATTACCCGCACCATCACGCTCGACGACGCCAGCGGCAAGGCGAGGTGGCAGTGACCGCACGTATGCTGACACGGTGCCGAAGGCGCGGCCTGACGCTGATCGAGATGGTCATCAGCCTGTCGATGCTGACGGTCATCCTGGCCGGGAGCATTTCGCTGGTGCTCATCGCGGCCCGCGCGATGTCGAATGAATCATCGAATGTCGGTGCCGACGCGGTCGCGGCGCGATCCGCCGCCGACCAGATCATTGACGACCTGAAAACGGCCACCGCGATCACCGAACAGACCCGCACGGCGATCAAGATGACCGTGCCGGACCGCGACGGCGACGGCCTGGCCGATACGATTCGGTACGCATGGAGCGGAACGACTGGTGCCCCCCTGACGCGGCAATTCAACGCGCGCACTGCGGCAACACTTGCGACGAACGTCAACGCCTTCAGCTTCACCTACCTCAGCAAAACCGCCGGTAAGCCGCCTCCGGTCGAAGGGCCTTCCCAGACGCTGCTCTTGCACCTGGCATCGAGCAATACGATGGACACCGATCTTAGTTCCGCCAAGGGCGTTGCAGGCTACTTCAAGCCGACGCTCGCGGCCAAAGCCGTCAAATGGAAGATCAGCAAGATCGACCTTCAGACTGAGCGGGACCTGTTGTCGACAGGAACGGTGACGGTCGCGCTCAAATACGCGGACGCGAACAAGAAGCCAACTGGCGCTACGCTGCAGTCTGCGACGGTCGCGATTGTCGATCTGCTGGGATCGTCGAACTGGACGAGCGTCACCTTCAACACCCCAGCCGACCTGGATATCTCCCAGTCGGTTTGTTTCACGGTGACCGCTTCGGTTCTGCTCGGCAATGGCGGGCGCATCCGCTACGACAACGCCAACACTGACGCGAGCACGGTGATGATGATCACCAGCGACAGTGGCGCAACCTGGACGACACCGGTCGCGACGCAGGCCCTGCAGGCGCGGGTGACCGGCACGGTGACCACGCAGGAACTGGAAACCTTGGAGTTTCAGGCGCTGCCCGCCGCCCCGTGACCGAACATCATGAGCCCGCAGCCCGCTCCATTCTCCGTCACACGCCGCCGAGGCCTGACCCTGGTCGAGGTCATGTTCTCGATTGTCGTCATGTCGACGATGCTGCTCGCGGCGCTGGGGTCTGTCGGGGCGGTCGCCAAGGCGCGAGTGACTCAGAAGGAGTCGGTCCAGGGTCTTGCGCTGGCGCGTCAGCTTCTGTCTGAGATTGTTCAGACGCGCTACAAGGATCTCGTTGATTCGACGTTCGGCATCGAGGCGGGGGAAAGCCGTGCCACGTTCGACGATGTCGATGACTACAACGGCCTTTCGGAGGCGTCGGCGCTGTATGCCGACGGGACTGCTGTCGCCGGTGGAACGAGGTGGTCACGAACTGTCGCAGTGTCGTGGGTCAGTCCCACCGACCCGAGCACGACCAGCGCCACCGACCAGGGTCTCAAGAGGATCAAGGTATCGGTCACAAGCCCCGGCGGACGTGTAACAACCCTTGAAGCACTCCGCTCTGCCGAGAACGGCTATGAACACACGCCGGGCTCCCAGGCGACTTACACCTGCCACGTCGGCGTGTCGATTCAAATTGGAACGAACACCGTCGTGCGAAACGTGCAGGGCGTTGCGTTGAACAACCTCGTACCGTGAAATCGTGATGACACCCTCCGAAGATATTCAGCACGGGTCAGGCTTCGGCGCTTCTGGCGTGCGGGGTCGTCGCCGTCGCGGCGCGGCGTATGTCCTGGTGCTTTCGACCGGGGTTATGCTGTCGGTAATCGGGATGGGCATTCTCGCCTCAAGCCGAGCCACGACGCGCGTTATTGGCGATACCACCGACCTTGCCGAAGCATCTGTCCTGGCCGAGTCGGCGGTCGAATGGGGACTTGCAGCGATCAAAAAGAATCCGAGCTGGCGGACGACCTATACGCACAACGTATCGACCAATACGACGACCATGGGTCGCGGGCGATTCACGTTCAAGCTTTTCGATGAAACGGACGGAAATCTTTCCAACAATTCGTCAGACGCTGTGCGGATCTACGGGATCGGAACATGCGGGTCGGCGTCGCGAACGTATAGCGTGAAGCTGACCGGCACGGGAGCGGCACTGGACTCGCTCAAGAACTCCGTTCAGGCCGGGGGAAACCTTTCGGTGACGTCAAACGTCACCACCACCGGCGGCCCGATCTCGGCGAACGGAACGTTGACGGTGCCATCGGGCATTACCGTGACCGGCGACGCCGAAGGAACCACGCTTAGTATCTCCGGAACCGTCTCCGGCTCGAAAACCAGCCTGACAACGGCCCGCAATCTCCCGCAGTCCACGGTCTTTGACACCTACAAAGCGCAGGCGATGACCATTCCGTTTGCAAGCATTCCGGGTGGCACCATCAGCAGTAAGGTGATCAGCGGCGCGTCCAATCCCTGGGGCACCGCCAACGCGTCCGGCGTCTATTACATCAAGGTGCCGTCGACCGGTACCCTCTCGATCAAGACCAGTCGGCTTGTCGCGACACTGGTCGTGGAAATGGATCCCGGCGGGGTGTTCAGCACCAGCGGGTCGTTCGCGTGGGATCCGCCGCGGGCCGACTTCCCCACGCTGATCATCAAGGCAAGTGGTACCAGCACGGTGTCACTGGCCGGATCGACGTCCGCGTTAAGCGAAGCCTCGGCACTGACCAACTTCAATCCTGCCAGTACGCCCAATTCGTCAGGCGTCAGCGACACCGACATGAGTGACAGCTATCCGGCAGAGTTCAAAGGTGTGCTTCACGTG is part of the Humisphaera borealis genome and encodes:
- a CDS encoding DUF2784 domain-containing protein, giving the protein MTPQTYKLLTDALVVFHFAFVAFVVLGGLAALRWNRIGWLHIPCVLWVIWIETSGNLCPLTPLENDLRDKAGLATYEGGFVDHYIMPVLYPEHLTRNTQFAIAIGLVAINAISYGLILMMVWRRRHRLQPKDAALASTSPTPTGTTPDNPLTAEALPEGR
- a CDS encoding TadE/TadG family type IV pilus assembly protein; translated protein: MRRFRARGTVMIYGVITMSVLMALGSLAVDWGRVQLAKTEMQRAVDSAARAASVYLPSDTDGARSAAISIAAANLVDGQPLTLLTGDIVFGKWNNQTGVFDTSSSTPDAVRITAHRTAARGSAIPMALAVVLGIRSQDLIVTQTTQYVSSGVTGIIGLNSIHADKDLFVASYNSGTTTNPSHSSRLSNGYLGSNGSIDGNHGHEGEVYGTVVLGPSGSLTDVNVHGSTLYNSSPIAAPTSPIWSPQANPGGISQNYTVSSNTTLAGGTYYFTSLTINDSKRLSFSGTATIYVNGNVSMDDDAALTAYNSIPGNLKIYQIGNRTFGSSGAKNLEITADIEAPSSDFRADKNLEFMGRLIAKTIDVDKDADFYYDEALGTTVGGSSGVVTTVK
- a CDS encoding GspH/FimT family pseudopilin, with the translated sequence MRRRGFSFIELVIVLAITLLVAGIAVPRMSNASTRYQADYAAKKIVADLDAARGNARLRGVTQTLTFNVIKNQYTVTKSDDGGTAVNEFTVDLAQPPYGATITSANFGGASVATFTGYGECVAGGTVTIRIGSITRTITLDDASGKARWQ
- a CDS encoding PulJ/GspJ family protein, which encodes MTARMLTRCRRRGLTLIEMVISLSMLTVILAGSISLVLIAARAMSNESSNVGADAVAARSAADQIIDDLKTATAITEQTRTAIKMTVPDRDGDGLADTIRYAWSGTTGAPLTRQFNARTAATLATNVNAFSFTYLSKTAGKPPPVEGPSQTLLLHLASSNTMDTDLSSAKGVAGYFKPTLAAKAVKWKISKIDLQTERDLLSTGTVTVALKYADANKKPTGATLQSATVAIVDLLGSSNWTSVTFNTPADLDISQSVCFTVTASVLLGNGGRIRYDNANTDASTVMMITSDSGATWTTPVATQALQARVTGTVTTQELETLEFQALPAAP
- a CDS encoding type II secretion system protein yields the protein MSPQPAPFSVTRRRGLTLVEVMFSIVVMSTMLLAALGSVGAVAKARVTQKESVQGLALARQLLSEIVQTRYKDLVDSTFGIEAGESRATFDDVDDYNGLSEASALYADGTAVAGGTRWSRTVAVSWVSPTDPSTTSATDQGLKRIKVSVTSPGGRVTTLEALRSAENGYEHTPGSQATYTCHVGVSIQIGTNTVVRNVQGVALNNLVP
- a CDS encoding DUF6655 family protein — protein: MPRPSELIHLPILLLACRPIRFSLLFLGLGLLTGGCATVRVTDPPRTATEQFLISGSITDAVAALSMDGLRDQLVFLETAYLTGDPPPSAGTRNQIIDRTRPNQDLSFLLGELRARMLKEGVRLTETREQATVIVEARTGGVGVDRYEFLLGLPSVAVSGSIGVDAIGSVPILTPELAILKSTRQLAYSSVAFIAYRNKGGELISQSGPFVGKRLRADYWILGTGPNTVGDIPPAEK